From a region of the Pelomicrobium methylotrophicum genome:
- the leuB gene encoding 3-isopropylmalate dehydrogenase: MKIAILPGDGIGPEIVAEAVKVLERLRRDGLDVEWTHAPIGGAGYDAYGDPLPASTLALAKAADAILLGAVGAPKYDALPREKRPEQGLLRIRKELELFANLRPALVHDELAAASALKPERVAGLDLLIVRELTGDIYFGQPRGIRVNAAGEREGFDTMVYAEGEIRRIAHVAFQAARKRRKQVCSVDKANVLETSRLWREVVTAVGREYPDVALTHMYVDNAAMQLVRNPKQFDVILTGNMFGDILSDEASMLTGSIGMLPSASLDAHNKGLYEPVHGSAPDIAGQGVANPLATILSLAMLLRYSLGMEEAARRVERAVGAVLASGVRTADIAEPGVKPVSTAAMGDAVVAAL, from the coding sequence ATGAAGATCGCCATCCTTCCAGGAGACGGGATCGGTCCCGAAATCGTGGCCGAGGCTGTCAAGGTGCTCGAGCGGCTGCGTCGCGACGGGCTCGACGTGGAGTGGACCCACGCCCCCATCGGCGGCGCAGGCTACGATGCCTACGGAGACCCGCTGCCCGCCTCCACCCTGGCGCTGGCCAAGGCCGCGGACGCTATCCTTCTCGGCGCGGTCGGCGCGCCGAAGTACGATGCGTTGCCGCGAGAGAAGCGCCCCGAGCAAGGGCTGCTGCGAATCCGCAAGGAGCTCGAGCTTTTCGCCAACTTGCGTCCCGCGCTGGTGCACGACGAGCTCGCTGCCGCTTCCGCCCTCAAGCCCGAGCGGGTGGCGGGGCTCGACCTCCTGATCGTGCGGGAGCTCACCGGCGACATCTACTTCGGCCAGCCGAGAGGCATCCGGGTGAACGCCGCCGGTGAACGGGAAGGCTTTGACACGATGGTCTATGCGGAAGGGGAGATCCGGCGCATCGCCCACGTAGCGTTTCAGGCGGCGCGCAAGCGCCGCAAGCAGGTGTGCTCGGTGGACAAAGCCAACGTGCTGGAAACGAGCCGGCTGTGGCGGGAGGTGGTGACCGCCGTGGGGCGCGAGTATCCGGACGTGGCGTTGACCCACATGTACGTGGACAACGCGGCGATGCAGCTCGTGCGCAACCCCAAGCAGTTCGACGTGATCCTCACCGGCAACATGTTCGGGGACATCCTCTCCGACGAGGCGTCGATGCTGACCGGTTCCATCGGCATGCTTCCTTCGGCCTCCCTCGACGCCCATAACAAAGGCTTGTACGAGCCCGTCCACGGCTCGGCGCCGGACATCGCCGGCCAAGGGGTTGCCAATCCCTTGGCGACGATCTTGTCGTTGGCGATGTTGCTCCGCTACAGCCTGGGCATGGAGGAGGCGGCAAGGCGGGTGGAGCGGGCGGTCGGCGCGGTGCTCGCCAGCGGCGTGCGCACCGCGGACATCGCGGAACCGGGAGTGAAGCCGGTCAGCACCGCCGCGATGGGCGATGCCGTCGTGGCGGCGCTGTGA
- the leuD gene encoding 3-isopropylmalate dehydratase small subunit gives MEKFVRLEGLVAPLDRANVDTDAIIPKQFLKSIKRSGFGPNLFDAWRYLDPGEPGKDPAKRRLNPDFVLNQPRYQGATVLLARENFGCGSSREHAPWALLDYGFRAIIAPSFADIFYNNCLKNGLLPIVLDAQVVDRLFQEVEATPGYRLVVDLEAQSVTTPSREEYRFHIDPFRKYCLLNGLDDIGLTLRHVDKIRAFEARRRAEAPWLFD, from the coding sequence ATGGAAAAGTTTGTCCGGCTGGAGGGGCTGGTGGCGCCGCTGGATCGCGCCAACGTGGATACCGACGCCATCATCCCGAAACAGTTCCTGAAGTCGATCAAGCGGAGCGGCTTCGGTCCGAACCTGTTTGACGCGTGGCGTTATCTGGACCCCGGCGAGCCAGGCAAGGACCCAGCCAAGCGGCGACTCAATCCCGACTTCGTGCTCAACCAGCCGCGCTATCAGGGCGCGACGGTGCTGCTCGCGCGGGAGAACTTCGGCTGCGGCTCTTCCCGGGAGCACGCGCCGTGGGCGCTGCTCGACTACGGCTTCAGGGCGATCATCGCCCCCAGCTTCGCCGACATCTTCTACAACAACTGCTTAAAGAACGGGCTGCTTCCCATCGTGCTGGACGCCCAGGTGGTGGACCGGCTGTTCCAGGAGGTGGAAGCCACCCCGGGCTACCGGCTCGTCGTCGATCTCGAAGCCCAGAGCGTCACTACGCCGAGCCGCGAGGAGTACCGCTTCCACATCGACCCGTTCCGCAAATACTGCCTGCTCAACGGGCTTGACGACATCGGGCTGACCCTCCGGCATGTGGACAAGATCAGGGCTTTTGAGGCCAGGCGCCGGGCAGAGGCGCCGTGGCTGTTTGACTGA
- a CDS encoding entericidin A/B family lipoprotein, giving the protein MVRKFVASALAVLLVAGLAACNTLQGLGKDIEKGGEAIQKSVK; this is encoded by the coding sequence ATGGTGCGCAAATTCGTGGCTTCGGCGTTGGCTGTCCTGCTCGTGGCGGGGCTTGCCGCTTGCAACACCCTTCAGGGCCTCGGCAAGGACATCGAGAAGGGCGGTGAGGCGATCCAGAAGTCGGTCAAGTGA
- the leuC gene encoding 3-isopropylmalate dehydratase large subunit produces the protein MSGKTLYDKLWDSHVVHEEADGTVLLYIDRHLVHEVTSPQAFEGLKLAGRTVWRPDSIVATADHNTPTRDWDQGIRDPVSRLQVETLDANIKTFGAKAYFPFRDRRQGIVHVIGPEQGATLPGMTVVCGDSHTSTHGAFACLAFGIGTSEVEHVLATQCLVTKKAKAMQIVVDGVLGPGVTAKDVILAIIGTIGTAGGTGYVIEYAGSVIRSLGMEGRMTICNMSIEAGARAGLVAVDEKTIEYLKGRPLAPKGELWEKAVAAWRELKSDPDARFDHVVRMDGGQIRPQVTWGTSPEMVAPVDGEVPDPAKETNPVRRESYERALRYMGLEPGTPIRHIRLDKVFIGSCTNSRLEDLRAAARVVRGRRVASNIKQALVVPGSGTVKRQAEEEGLHQVFIDAGFEWREPGCSMCLAMNDDRLAPGERCASTSNRNFEGRQGAGGRTHLVSPEMAAAAAIAGHFIDVRELLSH, from the coding sequence ATGAGTGGAAAGACCCTCTACGACAAGCTGTGGGACAGCCACGTGGTGCACGAGGAAGCCGATGGCACCGTGCTGCTCTACATCGACCGCCACCTGGTGCACGAGGTCACGAGCCCCCAAGCGTTCGAGGGACTGAAGCTCGCCGGGCGGACGGTCTGGCGGCCGGATTCCATCGTCGCCACTGCGGACCACAATACTCCCACCCGCGATTGGGATCAGGGCATCCGCGACCCCGTCTCCCGGCTGCAGGTGGAGACGCTGGATGCCAACATCAAGACGTTCGGTGCCAAGGCCTATTTTCCCTTCCGGGATCGCCGCCAGGGGATCGTGCACGTGATCGGCCCGGAGCAAGGGGCGACGCTCCCGGGCATGACGGTGGTGTGCGGTGATTCCCATACCAGCACCCACGGAGCGTTCGCCTGCCTCGCCTTCGGCATCGGCACCTCTGAGGTGGAGCACGTGCTCGCCACCCAGTGCCTGGTGACCAAGAAGGCCAAAGCGATGCAGATCGTGGTGGACGGAGTCCTGGGCCCTGGAGTCACAGCCAAGGACGTCATCCTCGCCATCATCGGCACGATCGGCACGGCGGGTGGCACCGGCTACGTGATCGAGTACGCAGGCAGCGTCATCCGCTCGCTGGGCATGGAAGGGCGGATGACCATCTGCAACATGTCCATCGAAGCGGGCGCGCGGGCCGGCCTGGTGGCCGTGGACGAGAAGACCATCGAATACTTGAAGGGCCGTCCTCTCGCGCCCAAGGGCGAGCTGTGGGAGAAAGCGGTGGCCGCCTGGCGCGAGCTCAAGAGCGATCCGGATGCCCGGTTCGACCACGTGGTGCGCATGGACGGCGGTCAGATCCGGCCTCAGGTCACGTGGGGGACTTCGCCGGAGATGGTGGCGCCGGTGGACGGGGAAGTGCCCGACCCGGCCAAGGAGACGAATCCCGTCCGCCGCGAGAGCTACGAGCGGGCGCTCCGTTACATGGGGCTTGAGCCGGGCACGCCGATCCGCCACATCCGGCTCGACAAGGTGTTCATCGGCTCGTGCACCAATTCGCGTCTGGAGGACTTGCGGGCAGCGGCACGGGTGGTGCGGGGACGACGCGTCGCCTCCAACATCAAGCAGGCCTTGGTGGTCCCGGGCTCGGGCACCGTGAAGCGCCAGGCGGAGGAGGAAGGCCTGCATCAGGTCTTTATCGATGCCGGCTTCGAGTGGCGGGAGCCGGGCTGCTCCATGTGCCTGGCGATGAACGACGACCGGCTGGCGCCGGGGGAGCGCTGCGCGTCCACGTCCAACCGCAACTTCGAGGGGCGCCAAGGCGCCGGCGGGCGCACCCATTTGGTGAGCCCGGAAATGGCGGCGGCGGCGGCCATCGCCGGGCATTTCATTGACGTGCGTGAACTCCTTTCACACTGA
- a CDS encoding MFS transporter: MSGRLPYWPLAAFYFFYFAFVGAFSPYWGLYLRSLGYLAAEIGFLMSLLQVMRILAPTAWGWLADATGRRVAVVRLAAVLGLVSYVGVFFGTSFAWMLAVMASMSFFWSASLPLVEAITLSHLGSSAARYGRIRWWGSLGFILAVVGIGHLLDYVSIAWLLWGVLLLKLGVAVSAARVPDAPVHREPGEAPPVWQIVRRPEVAALIAACFLMAAAHGPYYVFFSIYLVDMGYTKSQVGWLWALGVICEIGVFFLMPRLAARFSSRDILLFSFGCAVVRFVLVAWFAREVPLMLFAQTLHAATFGSYHAAAVAAFHRFFQGRHQAKGQALYTSVSFGAGGTLGSLLSGYAWESVGPSFTFMLSAAAALLGGLLVAWRLAPEPR, from the coding sequence ATGTCCGGCCGCCTTCCCTATTGGCCCCTCGCTGCCTTCTATTTCTTCTATTTCGCTTTCGTTGGCGCCTTCTCCCCCTACTGGGGCCTGTATTTGCGCTCGCTCGGGTATCTTGCGGCGGAGATCGGGTTCCTCATGTCCTTGCTCCAGGTGATGCGAATTCTGGCGCCCACGGCGTGGGGCTGGCTCGCCGATGCCACTGGGCGGCGCGTGGCGGTGGTTCGCCTGGCGGCCGTCCTTGGGCTCGTGAGCTACGTAGGCGTCTTCTTCGGCACCAGCTTCGCTTGGATGCTGGCGGTGATGGCCAGCATGAGCTTTTTCTGGAGCGCGTCGCTCCCGCTGGTGGAGGCGATCACGCTCTCCCACCTGGGGTCCTCCGCGGCCCGTTACGGCCGCATCCGCTGGTGGGGTTCGCTCGGTTTCATCCTCGCGGTGGTGGGCATCGGCCATCTCCTGGATTACGTTTCCATCGCGTGGCTGTTGTGGGGGGTGCTTCTGCTCAAGCTGGGCGTGGCGGTCTCGGCCGCCCGGGTGCCGGACGCCCCCGTCCATCGGGAGCCGGGAGAAGCCCCGCCCGTCTGGCAGATCGTCCGGCGACCCGAAGTGGCGGCGCTCATCGCCGCCTGCTTCCTCATGGCGGCTGCCCATGGGCCGTACTACGTCTTCTTTTCCATCTACCTGGTGGATATGGGCTACACCAAAAGCCAGGTGGGATGGCTGTGGGCCCTCGGCGTGATCTGCGAGATCGGGGTGTTTTTCCTGATGCCGCGGTTGGCCGCTCGCTTCAGCAGCCGCGACATTCTGCTCTTCAGCTTCGGCTGCGCAGTGGTGCGCTTCGTGCTCGTGGCCTGGTTTGCGCGCGAGGTGCCCCTCATGCTCTTCGCCCAGACGCTGCATGCGGCCACCTTCGGTTCCTACCACGCCGCGGCGGTGGCGGCATTCCACCGCTTCTTCCAGGGACGCCACCAGGCAAAGGGCCAGGCGCTCTACACCAGCGTCAGCTTCGGCGCTGGCGGGACGCTTGGAAGCCTGCTGAGCGGCTACGCCTGGGAGTCGGTCGGGCCCAGCTTCACGTTCATGTTGAGCGCGGCCGCCGCGTTGCTCGGCGGCTTGCTCGTGGCCTGGCGGCTCGCTCCTGAACCCCGTTAA
- the aroC gene encoding chorismate synthase, whose translation MAGNTLGKLFCVTSFGESHGPAIGCVVDGCPPGLELTEADIQAELDRRRPGTSRHVTQRREPDTVEILSGVFEGRTTGTPIGLLIRNVDARSRDYSKIMDVFRPGHADYTYWQKYGIRDYRGGGRASARETAVRVAAGAIAKKWLRTRYGVLIRGYLAQLGPIRIPFKSWDAVDDNPFFAADPDAVPELEAFMDQLRKSGDSVGARINVVAENVPVGWGEPVYDRLDAAIAHAMMSINAVKAVEIGAGFASVEQKGTEHSDEITPEGFLTNNAGGILGGISTGQDILVSIGIKPTSSIRLPRRSIDKEGKPVVVETTGRHDPCVGIRATPIAEAMLALVLIDHALRHRAQNADVVCPTPQVPGRVARACAAEPAPSHRDDPEPDEA comes from the coding sequence ATGGCCGGCAACACTCTCGGCAAGCTCTTCTGCGTTACCTCCTTCGGTGAGTCCCACGGCCCTGCGATCGGTTGTGTCGTCGACGGATGCCCGCCGGGCCTCGAGCTGACCGAGGCCGATATCCAGGCTGAGCTCGACCGCCGCCGCCCTGGGACTTCCCGCCACGTCACCCAGCGGCGCGAGCCCGACACGGTGGAGATCCTGTCCGGCGTGTTCGAGGGGCGGACCACGGGGACGCCCATCGGGCTTCTGATCCGCAACGTGGATGCCCGAAGCCGTGACTACAGCAAGATCATGGATGTGTTCCGTCCCGGCCACGCCGACTACACCTATTGGCAGAAGTACGGCATTCGGGACTACCGCGGAGGCGGCCGGGCGTCAGCCCGAGAGACCGCGGTGCGGGTGGCGGCTGGCGCCATCGCCAAGAAATGGCTGCGCACCCGCTACGGCGTGCTTATCCGTGGCTACCTGGCCCAGCTCGGGCCGATCCGGATTCCATTCAAGTCGTGGGATGCGGTGGACGACAATCCTTTTTTCGCCGCCGATCCCGACGCGGTGCCGGAGCTGGAGGCGTTCATGGACCAGCTACGGAAGTCGGGAGACTCGGTGGGTGCGCGGATCAACGTGGTGGCCGAAAACGTCCCCGTCGGCTGGGGCGAACCCGTGTACGACCGGCTGGACGCCGCCATCGCCCACGCGATGATGAGCATCAACGCGGTGAAAGCGGTGGAGATCGGCGCCGGTTTCGCGTCGGTGGAGCAGAAAGGCACTGAGCACTCGGACGAGATCACCCCCGAGGGGTTCCTGACCAACAACGCGGGGGGAATTCTGGGCGGAATTTCCACCGGCCAGGATATCCTGGTCTCCATCGGCATCAAGCCCACGTCCAGCATCCGGCTGCCGCGGCGCTCCATCGACAAGGAAGGAAAGCCGGTCGTCGTCGAGACCACCGGCCGCCACGATCCCTGCGTGGGCATCCGGGCAACCCCCATCGCCGAGGCGATGCTCGCCTTGGTGCTGATTGATCATGCCTTGCGGCATCGGGCCCAGAACGCGGACGTGGTGTGCCCGACTCCCCAGGTGCCCGGCCGGGTGGCGCGCGCTTGTGCCGCAGAGCCGGCTCCCAGTCACCGGGACGACCCGGAGCCGGACGAGGCGTGA
- a CDS encoding zinc-dependent alcohol dehydrogenase family protein, with amino-acid sequence MKAILMTGVGGPEVLRYADVADPEIPSPHHVLVRLHAAGVNPIDTKIRATHSYYPERLPAILGCDGAGVVEAVGSSVTRFRPGDEVYFFNSGLGYEPGAYAQYTVVPEYYCALKPRHLSMQEAAAAPLVLVTAWEALIKRAQLKPQETILVHGGAGGVGHVAVQLAKHLGAFVATTVSSETKAEFVRGLGADHVIRYPEEDFVEAALKWTDGRGVKVVLDTVGGATFCRSFSATRVYGQVVTLLSAACEPSAINTARMRNLTVGYVQVIAPIYLGLHSARLAQTRILEEGARLMEEGRLRVHVGRVLPLAEAAEAHRLIASGGTMGKIVLAIP; translated from the coding sequence ATGAAGGCAATCCTCATGACGGGCGTCGGCGGTCCCGAGGTGCTGCGCTACGCGGACGTGGCCGATCCCGAGATCCCGAGCCCTCATCACGTTCTGGTCCGGCTTCACGCGGCCGGTGTGAACCCGATCGACACCAAGATCCGGGCAACGCACTCGTACTACCCCGAACGGTTGCCGGCCATCCTGGGATGCGACGGCGCCGGCGTCGTGGAAGCGGTCGGGTCCTCAGTCACCCGCTTCCGACCCGGCGACGAGGTCTACTTTTTCAATAGCGGTCTCGGCTACGAGCCCGGCGCCTACGCGCAATACACGGTGGTGCCCGAATACTACTGCGCGCTGAAGCCTCGCCACTTGTCGATGCAGGAGGCGGCTGCCGCGCCCCTGGTGCTGGTCACGGCGTGGGAGGCGCTGATCAAGCGGGCTCAGCTCAAGCCGCAGGAAACGATCCTGGTCCATGGTGGGGCGGGAGGCGTCGGCCATGTGGCCGTGCAGTTGGCGAAGCACTTGGGCGCCTTCGTCGCAACGACCGTGAGCAGCGAGACCAAGGCAGAATTCGTGCGGGGGCTGGGAGCCGACCACGTCATCCGCTACCCGGAGGAAGACTTCGTCGAGGCGGCGCTCAAGTGGACCGATGGCAGGGGTGTCAAAGTAGTCCTGGACACGGTGGGTGGCGCCACCTTCTGCCGTTCGTTCTCCGCCACCCGGGTATATGGACAGGTGGTCACCCTGCTTTCCGCCGCTTGCGAGCCATCGGCGATCAACACCGCCCGCATGCGCAACCTGACCGTGGGATACGTGCAGGTCATCGCGCCCATCTATCTGGGGCTCCACTCGGCGCGCCTTGCCCAGACGCGCATCCTGGAGGAGGGCGCGCGGCTGATGGAGGAGGGCAGGCTGCGCGTCCACGTGGGCCGGGTATTGCCCCTGGCGGAGGCCGCCGAGGCCCATCGCCTCATCGCATCAGGCGGCACGATGGGCAAGATCGTCCTTGCGATCCCCTAA
- a CDS encoding GGDEF domain-containing response regulator → MKILLVDDSRTVRAVLSRMLCGLGHAVVEAQDGSQALECLGREPVDLVLLDVQMPRLDGFDAVRRIRALQNNRWIPIIFLSGRESDTDLEKGILAGGDDYLVKPVSPVVLGAKIRAMQRIHDMQRQLFELTERLAKANQELAQLARQDSLTGVANRHHFDERLAEELARARRHRVPLGLLLCDVDDFKAYNDRYGHPAGDACLQRIAAALASACRRATDFVARYGGEEFALILPDTDAAGVASVAEAARARVEALGIPHAGSRVSTVVTVSLGGVAVVPDPSTTPALLIRRADAALYRAKLEGRNRFAAWSPGRDEAIGRLPEEAASNAGAPPEAKDAENAKSLS, encoded by the coding sequence GTGAAAATCCTGCTGGTCGACGACTCGCGCACGGTGCGCGCGGTGCTCTCGCGCATGCTGTGCGGGCTCGGTCATGCCGTCGTGGAGGCCCAGGACGGAAGCCAGGCGCTGGAATGCCTGGGGCGGGAACCCGTGGACCTGGTCCTCCTCGACGTGCAGATGCCTCGTCTGGATGGGTTCGACGCGGTCCGGCGGATCCGGGCGCTTCAGAACAACCGCTGGATCCCGATCATCTTCTTGAGCGGGCGCGAATCCGACACGGACCTGGAGAAAGGTATCCTGGCCGGTGGCGACGACTACCTGGTCAAGCCCGTCAGCCCGGTGGTACTGGGCGCCAAGATCCGCGCCATGCAGCGCATCCATGACATGCAGCGCCAGCTCTTCGAGCTGACCGAGCGCCTCGCCAAGGCCAACCAGGAGCTGGCGCAACTCGCCCGCCAGGACAGTCTCACCGGAGTCGCCAACCGGCACCACTTCGACGAACGGCTGGCGGAGGAACTCGCCCGGGCGCGGCGCCATCGGGTGCCGCTGGGCCTCCTCCTGTGCGACGTGGACGACTTCAAGGCGTACAACGACCGCTACGGGCACCCGGCGGGCGACGCCTGCCTACAGCGCATCGCGGCGGCCCTGGCGAGCGCCTGCCGGCGCGCCACCGATTTCGTCGCCCGCTACGGCGGGGAAGAATTCGCCCTCATTCTTCCGGACACCGATGCCGCCGGCGTGGCCAGCGTGGCAGAGGCCGCCCGCGCCCGGGTGGAGGCGCTCGGCATCCCCCACGCGGGATCCCGAGTCTCGACCGTGGTGACGGTAAGCCTCGGCGGCGTCGCCGTGGTGCCCGATCCGTCCACGACCCCGGCCCTGCTGATCAGGCGCGCTGACGCGGCCCTCTACCGCGCCAAGCTGGAGGGGCGCAACCGCTTCGCCGCCTGGTCCCCCGGGCGCGACGAGGCAATCGGTCGCCTCCCCGAGGAAGCAGCCTCAAACGCGGGCGCTCCTCCGGAGGCAAAAGACGCAGAGAATGCGAAAAGCCTGTCCTGA
- a CDS encoding SelT/SelW/SelH family protein produces the protein MTGKPRVEIRYCTQCRWLLRAAWLAQELLTTFEAELGEVALVPGTGGIFEVRVNGELVWSRKEEGRFPEAKELKRRLRDRVAPGRDLGHSDR, from the coding sequence ATGACCGGGAAACCTCGGGTCGAAATCCGCTACTGCACCCAGTGCCGTTGGCTCCTGCGGGCGGCATGGCTCGCGCAGGAGTTGCTCACCACGTTTGAGGCGGAGCTGGGAGAGGTGGCCCTCGTGCCCGGGACGGGCGGCATTTTCGAGGTGCGGGTCAACGGAGAGCTGGTCTGGTCGCGCAAGGAGGAAGGCCGATTCCCGGAAGCGAAAGAACTCAAGCGACGCCTGCGCGACCGGGTCGCGCCTGGCAGGGACCTCGGACATTCGGATCGCTAG
- the thyA gene encoding thymidylate synthase gives MRQYLDLMRHVLEHGVRKPDRTGVGTLSVFGYQMRFDLARGFPLVTTKKIHLKSVIYELLWFLKGDTNVRYLQQHGVTIWDEWADANGDLGPIYGYQWRSWPAPDGRHIDQVSRVVSEIRNNPHSRRLIVSAWNVADLDKMALTPCHALFQFYVADGRLSCQLYQRSCDVFLGLPFNIASYSLLTHMVAQQCDLAVGEFVWTGGDVHLYLNHLEQAREQLKREPYPPPSLNIRRKPPSLFDYEYEDFEFVNYRHHPAIPAPIAV, from the coding sequence ATGCGCCAATACCTTGATCTGATGCGGCACGTCCTGGAGCACGGGGTCCGCAAGCCGGACCGCACTGGCGTCGGCACGCTCTCCGTCTTCGGCTATCAGATGCGCTTCGACCTCGCCCGCGGCTTCCCCCTGGTCACCACCAAGAAGATCCATCTCAAGAGCGTGATCTACGAACTGTTGTGGTTCCTCAAGGGGGACACCAACGTGCGCTACCTGCAGCAACACGGCGTGACGATCTGGGACGAGTGGGCGGATGCGAACGGCGATCTAGGCCCCATCTACGGCTACCAGTGGCGCTCCTGGCCTGCCCCCGACGGACGGCACATCGATCAGGTGAGCCGGGTGGTGAGCGAAATCAGGAACAACCCCCACTCGCGCCGGCTGATCGTCTCCGCCTGGAACGTGGCGGATCTCGACAAGATGGCGCTCACGCCCTGCCACGCCCTGTTCCAGTTCTACGTGGCCGACGGGCGCCTTTCGTGCCAGCTCTACCAGCGGAGCTGCGACGTGTTCCTGGGGCTGCCGTTCAACATCGCCAGCTATTCGCTCCTCACCCACATGGTCGCCCAGCAGTGCGACCTGGCAGTGGGGGAATTTGTCTGGACCGGGGGCGACGTGCACCTGTACTTAAACCACCTGGAGCAGGCGCGGGAACAGCTCAAGCGGGAGCCGTATCCCCCGCCGAGCTTGAACATCCGGCGCAAGCCGCCGTCTTTGTTCGACTACGAATACGAAGACTTCGAGTTCGTGAACTACCGGCACCATCCGGCGATCCCGGCGCCCATCGCGGTATGA
- a CDS encoding dihydrofolate reductase codes for MTATGRGIALVVAVARNGVIGAGNALPWRLPDDLKYFKALTMGHCVVMGRKTFESIGRPLPGRQNVIVTRQAGYRVPGAEVVHSVEEALEACERKDEVFVIGGAELFRQLIDRASRLYMTEVLREFEGDVFFPEYDRTAWREVSRDRRHAGDLEYHFVVYERVR; via the coding sequence ATGACCGCGACCGGCAGAGGAATCGCCTTGGTCGTCGCCGTCGCGCGAAACGGTGTCATCGGCGCCGGCAACGCGCTTCCCTGGCGTCTTCCCGACGACCTCAAATACTTCAAAGCCCTCACCATGGGCCACTGCGTGGTGATGGGGCGAAAGACCTTCGAATCCATCGGCAGGCCCCTGCCAGGACGGCAAAACGTGATCGTCACGCGTCAGGCGGGCTATCGGGTCCCGGGGGCGGAGGTGGTCCATTCCGTGGAGGAGGCGTTGGAAGCGTGCGAGCGGAAGGACGAAGTTTTCGTGATCGGTGGCGCTGAGCTATTCCGCCAGCTCATCGACCGCGCCAGCCGCTTGTACATGACCGAGGTGCTGCGGGAGTTCGAAGGAGATGTTTTTTTCCCCGAGTACGATCGCACGGCGTGGCGGGAAGTGAGCCGCGATCGGCGCCACGCCGGCGACCTGGAGTATCACTTCGTGGTGTACGAGCGGGTGCGCTGA
- a CDS encoding type III PLP-dependent enzyme encodes MPRAAVQANEPIFDTHPEVSLDFSHVKTVLKRGYEKPFLLIDPEIIRLKTRRFTRAMPRVKPYYAVKANPDPRVVQVLRDEGTGFEIASVAELDLLLSLGVPAREVLYSNPMKSRAYIEYAAHKGVEWFVVDSVEEVRKVVSIKPDAKLYLRIDTPNIGADWPLAGKFGAHLVDVPEIIAAAAAARADMAGVTFHVGSQCRNPQNWRVAIERSRAVFDQLIAAGMRPRMLNIGGGFPVRYVKPIPAIEVIGEVVNEALEAFPEEVEVVAEPGRYLVSDAAYFVCRVVGTATRAGRRWMYWDAGLFGGIIETAEGLRYQIRTDRTGPMVPWCVAGPTCDSVDVILQEEMLPEDMQEGDFIYLPNAGAYTTAYASTFNGFPLPEVIVL; translated from the coding sequence ATGCCCCGCGCTGCTGTCCAAGCCAACGAGCCCATCTTCGATACCCATCCTGAAGTCAGCCTCGACTTCAGCCACGTCAAGACCGTTCTCAAGCGCGGCTACGAAAAGCCGTTCCTTCTGATCGATCCCGAAATCATCCGCCTGAAGACCCGGCGCTTCACTCGTGCGATGCCGCGCGTCAAGCCCTATTACGCGGTGAAAGCCAATCCTGATCCGCGCGTCGTCCAGGTGCTCAGGGACGAGGGCACCGGCTTCGAGATCGCCTCCGTTGCCGAGCTCGACCTCCTGCTCAGCCTGGGGGTGCCGGCGCGCGAGGTGCTCTATAGCAATCCCATGAAATCGCGCGCCTACATCGAGTACGCGGCTCATAAGGGCGTCGAGTGGTTCGTGGTGGACAGCGTGGAGGAAGTGCGCAAGGTGGTGTCCATCAAGCCGGATGCCAAGCTTTACCTGCGCATTGATACCCCCAACATCGGGGCTGACTGGCCGCTGGCCGGCAAGTTCGGTGCCCACCTGGTGGACGTGCCCGAGATTATCGCGGCCGCGGCGGCGGCGCGGGCCGACATGGCAGGTGTGACCTTTCACGTGGGTTCCCAATGCCGCAACCCCCAAAACTGGCGTGTGGCGATTGAGCGCTCGCGCGCCGTGTTCGACCAGCTCATCGCCGCCGGCATGAGGCCGCGTATGCTCAACATCGGCGGCGGGTTCCCGGTGCGCTATGTCAAGCCGATCCCTGCCATCGAGGTGATCGGCGAGGTGGTGAACGAAGCGCTGGAGGCTTTCCCGGAGGAGGTGGAGGTGGTCGCCGAACCCGGGCGCTACCTGGTCTCCGACGCCGCCTACTTTGTCTGCCGCGTCGTGGGCACTGCCACCCGCGCTGGACGCCGCTGGATGTACTGGGACGCGGGCCTCTTCGGCGGCATCATCGAAACCGCGGAGGGCCTGCGCTATCAGATCCGCACTGATCGCACCGGTCCCATGGTGCCCTGGTGTGTGGCGGGGCCGACTTGCGACTCGGTGGACGTCATCCTGCAGGAAGAGATGCTCCCGGAGGACATGCAGGAAGGGGATTTCATCTATCTTCCCAACGCCGGTGCTTACACAACGGCTTACGCCAGCACGTTCAACGGCTTCCCCCTGCCGGAAGTGATTGTTCTGTGA